In one Methanobrevibacter arboriphilus genomic region, the following are encoded:
- a CDS encoding SPL family radical SAM protein, protein MNQKYKEIICKSACNKTKRSMPYKWDLNIYRGCEHKCKYCYALYSHKYLESNYKESLNSKNSNNSSISNHFFENIYIKSNIAEKLDIQLSKPSWKNEMIAVGTVTDSYQPIEKEYELMPDILNTLIKHKNPAVISTKSDLIFRDLDLINELSEINFINIAVTITSLDDKIQKSIEPNTISSKKRLNILKKIRKNTNVSCGLHFMPIIPYLTDSYENMDLMFKNAEKLNVNCIISGSLNLYGKTRGYFLNFIKNEFPEIYNDLFFLYKNGKVNKEYSNDLFSKIKKFKNDYNVETNYSNVIKEKIKVYNNYLKQSSLFDY, encoded by the coding sequence ATGAATCAAAAATATAAAGAAATTATTTGTAAGAGTGCATGTAATAAAACTAAACGTTCTATGCCTTATAAATGGGATTTAAATATTTATAGGGGTTGTGAACATAAATGTAAGTATTGTTATGCTTTGTATTCTCATAAATATCTTGAATCTAACTATAAAGAAAGCTTGAATTCTAAAAATTCTAATAATTCTAGTATCTCTAACCATTTTTTTGAAAATATTTATATAAAATCTAATATAGCTGAAAAACTTGATATTCAGCTTTCTAAGCCTAGTTGGAAAAATGAGATGATAGCTGTAGGGACTGTAACAGATAGTTATCAACCTATTGAAAAAGAATATGAATTAATGCCAGATATATTAAATACACTAATAAAACATAAAAATCCTGCTGTAATTTCAACAAAGTCTGATTTAATATTTCGTGATTTAGATTTAATCAATGAATTATCTGAAATTAATTTTATTAACATAGCTGTAACCATAACTTCTCTTGATGATAAAATTCAAAAATCAATTGAACCAAATACTATATCTTCAAAAAAGAGACTTAATATATTAAAAAAGATAAGAAAAAATACTAATGTCTCTTGTGGACTTCATTTTATGCCAATTATACCTTATTTAACTGATAGCTATGAAAATATGGATCTAATGTTTAAAAATGCAGAAAAACTTAATGTAAATTGCATTATTTCAGGATCACTTAATTTATATGGAAAAACAAGAGGATATTTCCTTAATTTTATAAAAAATGAGTTTCCTGAGATTTATAATGATTTATTCTTTTTATATAAAAATGGTAAAGTTAATAAAGAATATAGTAATGATCTTTTTTCTAAAATTAAAAAGTTTAAAAATGATTATAATGTTGAAACTAATTATTCTAATGTTATAAAAGAAAAAATAAAGGTTTATAATAATTATTTAAAACAATCTTCTCTTTTTGATTATTAA
- a CDS encoding M48 family metallopeptidase, translating into MRRYTITRSNRKTIAIKINKDSSLEVKAPVNLPKDKIDAFVNSKEKWIAKHSERIFNNYFLKKQFELNFGDFVLLRGQNNQIKSFNGKTAIYNNYKKIFFIPETAEKNQIKAIVIELYKKIAHNHINKRVNYFKNKMDVKPIKIGITSAKTRWGSCSGKNSVNFSWKLIMADDKTIDYVIIHELTHIKQHNHSKKFWNIVESIMPDYSEQKKKLKILGEKLNKENWE; encoded by the coding sequence ATGAGAAGATATACAATTACCCGTTCTAATAGAAAAACTATTGCTATTAAAATCAATAAAGATAGTAGCTTAGAAGTTAAAGCACCAGTAAACTTACCTAAAGATAAAATCGATGCGTTTGTAAATTCAAAAGAAAAATGGATAGCTAAACACAGCGAAAGAATTTTTAATAATTATTTTCTTAAAAAACAGTTTGAACTGAATTTTGGAGATTTTGTTTTACTCAGAGGACAAAATAACCAAATTAAATCTTTTAATGGTAAAACAGCAATATACAATAATTACAAAAAGATATTTTTTATACCAGAAACAGCTGAAAAAAATCAAATCAAAGCGATAGTAATAGAATTATATAAAAAAATAGCTCATAATCATATAAATAAAAGAGTTAACTATTTTAAAAATAAAATGGATGTTAAACCTATAAAAATTGGAATTACAAGTGCCAAAACAAGATGGGGAAGTTGTAGTGGAAAAAATAGTGTTAATTTCTCTTGGAAACTGATTATGGCAGACGATAAAACAATTGATTATGTAATAATTCACGAGCTAACACATATAAAACAACATAACCATTCAAAGAAATTTTGGAATATAGTAGAATCTATAATGCCTGATTACTCAGAACAGAAGAAAAAATTAAAAATTTTAGGTGAAAAACTTAATAAAGAAAATTGGGAATAA
- a CDS encoding nucleoside deaminase, translating into MDDVYFMKKAINEAKKSISEGGIPIGAVLVKNGEIIGKGHNRLIQSNSAIFHGELDAIENANSKNRLTGKDYQNSTLYTTLSPCPMCSGAIILYNIPRVVIGENKTLLGAEELLKNNGVEVVSLDNNECKVLFEDYIKKNPETWNEEMERIDGTTSLK; encoded by the coding sequence ATGGATGATGTTTATTTCATGAAAAAGGCTATTAATGAAGCTAAAAAGTCTATATCTGAAGGTGGGATTCCAATTGGTGCTGTTTTAGTTAAAAATGGGGAAATTATTGGTAAAGGTCATAATCGCCTTATTCAGTCTAATTCTGCTATTTTTCATGGTGAATTAGATGCTATTGAAAATGCAAATAGTAAAAATAGGCTAACTGGTAAGGATTATCAGAATTCTACTCTTTATACAACTCTCTCACCTTGCCCAATGTGTTCTGGAGCTATAATATTATATAATATTCCACGTGTAGTTATTGGAGAGAATAAAACTCTTCTTGGTGCTGAAGAATTGCTTAAAAATAATGGTGTTGAGGTTGTTAGTTTAGATAATAATGAATGTAAGGTTCTTTTTGAAGATTATATTAAAAAAAATCCAGAAACGTGGAATGAAGAAATGGAACGTATTGATGGTACTACATCTTTAAAATAA
- the trpA gene encoding tryptophan synthase subunit alpha, with product MSKITEIFQDEKAFIGFLTAGDPSKEKTIEFILAMDSAGADLIEIGIPFSDPIAEGPVIQDANLRALSKGINTDDIFDLVIDVRKKSNIPLVFLTYINPVFYYGYEKFFKKCKDVGINGIVIPDLPYEEKGEISKIAKIYDVDIISLIAPTSKDRIRMIAKDATGFIYLVSSMGVTGVRSKIKTDLEEIIGEIRNVTDVPIAVGFGINTPKQAKNISKIADGVIVGSAIVKLIEEYGNNSKDHLKDYIYRMKNATRV from the coding sequence TTGAGTAAAATTACAGAAATTTTTCAAGATGAAAAAGCATTTATAGGTTTTCTAACAGCTGGAGATCCTTCAAAGGAAAAGACTATTGAGTTTATTTTAGCTATGGATAGTGCTGGAGCTGATTTAATTGAAATAGGGATACCTTTTTCAGATCCAATAGCTGAAGGTCCTGTTATTCAAGATGCTAATTTAAGAGCATTATCTAAAGGTATAAACACTGATGATATTTTTGATTTAGTAATTGATGTAAGAAAGAAGTCTAATATTCCTCTCGTTTTTCTTACATATATTAATCCTGTTTTTTATTATGGTTATGAAAAATTCTTTAAAAAGTGTAAGGATGTTGGAATAAATGGGATAGTTATTCCTGATTTACCTTATGAGGAAAAAGGAGAAATATCAAAAATTGCAAAGATTTATGATGTTGATATTATTTCTTTAATAGCTCCAACCTCAAAAGATAGGATAAGGATGATAGCTAAAGATGCTACTGGTTTTATATATCTTGTTTCATCAATGGGTGTGACCGGTGTTAGAAGTAAGATTAAAACTGATTTAGAAGAAATTATTGGTGAAATAAGGAATGTTACTGATGTTCCAATAGCTGTGGGCTTTGGGATTAACACTCCTAAACAGGCTAAAAACATTTCTAAAATAGCTGATGGAGTTATTGTTGGAAGTGCTATAGTAAAACTAATTGAAGAATATGGTAATAATTCTAAAGATCATTTAAAAGATTATATTTATAGAATGAAAAATGCAACTAGAGTTTGA
- the trpB gene encoding tryptophan synthase subunit beta, which produces MNKAVSEEDIKIKICGLKRIDDAKILNKYVPDYAGFVFAESKRKISFDKAKAIKNVLDETITTVGVFVDPDIEDIFYLIKNDIIDIIQLHGNEDEEFINKLKEFDSNINIIKSIEMNNGDSENKHDDGFNIKKTIEKWENSNVDYLLLDSGKGSGKIFNWELIGDIKKIKKPVFLAGGINSENIKKASKIKPFAFDLSSGVEKNGFKSSKKINEVINNLDNINKLNNKSKNKESKNNKSNINKSNINKSINLNRLDDVKDMNNGRYGIYGGQYIPETLMNELINLEEQYNFYKNDPDFIEELQNLFNEYAGRPSLLYFAENMTNDIGGAKIYLKREDLNHTGSHKINNVLGQVLLAKKMGKTRIIAETGAGQHGVATATGAAFLDMECEIFMGEEDMERQALNVYRMELLGAKVNPVSSGTKTLKDAVNETMREWTTRVHDTHYVLGSVMGPHPFPMIVRDFQSVISREIKEEILKIEGKLPTAIVACVGGGSNAIGSFFNFIGDKGVRLIGCEAGGKGVDTEYHAASITKGEIGIFHGMKSYFCQGNYGQISPVYSISAGLDYPGIGPEHAYLNDIKRAEYVPITDDEAVEAFEYLAEKEGIICAIESAHAIAQSIKIAKKMDSDDIIVVCLSGRGDKDAESIKNYKLAKSNKSDKLAKSSNSAKLNKLGEEEI; this is translated from the coding sequence ATGAATAAAGCTGTTAGTGAAGAAGATATCAAAATTAAAATCTGTGGATTGAAAAGAATTGATGATGCAAAAATCCTTAATAAATATGTTCCTGATTATGCGGGATTTGTATTTGCAGAAAGCAAAAGGAAAATTAGTTTTGATAAAGCTAAGGCTATAAAAAATGTTTTGGATGAAACTATTACTACTGTTGGTGTTTTTGTCGATCCTGATATTGAAGATATTTTTTATCTTATAAAAAATGATATTATTGATATAATACAGCTTCATGGTAATGAAGATGAAGAATTTATAAATAAATTAAAAGAATTTGATAGTAATATTAATATTATTAAGTCTATTGAAATGAATAATGGGGATAGTGAAAATAAGCATGATGATGGATTTAATATAAAAAAAACTATTGAAAAATGGGAAAATTCTAATGTTGATTATTTATTGTTAGATAGTGGAAAAGGTTCAGGAAAAATTTTCAATTGGGAATTAATAGGAGATATTAAAAAAATCAAAAAACCAGTTTTCCTTGCTGGAGGTATTAATAGTGAAAATATCAAGAAAGCTTCTAAAATTAAACCTTTTGCTTTTGATTTAAGTTCTGGTGTTGAAAAAAATGGATTTAAGAGTTCTAAAAAAATAAATGAAGTTATAAATAATTTGGACAATATTAATAAATTGAATAATAAATCAAAAAATAAAGAATCAAAAAATAATAAATCAAATATTAATAAGTCAAATATTAATAAATCAATTAATTTAAATAGATTAGATGATGTGAAAGATATGAATAATGGAAGATATGGAATTTATGGTGGGCAATATATTCCAGAAACATTAATGAATGAATTGATTAATCTTGAAGAGCAATATAACTTTTATAAAAATGACCCTGATTTCATAGAAGAGCTTCAAAATTTGTTCAATGAGTATGCAGGGAGACCTTCACTTTTATATTTTGCAGAAAATATGACTAATGATATTGGTGGAGCTAAAATATATTTGAAGCGAGAAGATCTTAATCATACAGGGTCCCATAAGATCAATAATGTTCTTGGTCAAGTATTATTAGCTAAAAAAATGGGTAAAACAAGAATCATAGCTGAAACTGGTGCTGGACAACATGGTGTTGCAACAGCTACTGGCGCTGCATTTTTAGATATGGAATGTGAGATATTCATGGGTGAGGAAGACATGGAACGCCAAGCTCTAAATGTTTATCGTATGGAACTTTTAGGAGCTAAAGTTAATCCTGTTTCATCTGGAACAAAAACCTTAAAAGATGCTGTAAATGAGACAATGAGGGAATGGACAACAAGAGTTCATGATACACACTATGTTTTAGGTTCTGTAATGGGTCCTCATCCTTTTCCAATGATTGTTCGAGATTTTCAAAGTGTTATAAGTCGTGAAATTAAAGAAGAAATATTAAAAATTGAAGGTAAGCTTCCAACAGCAATTGTTGCCTGTGTTGGAGGTGGAAGTAATGCAATAGGCTCATTTTTTAACTTTATAGGTGATAAAGGTGTTAGATTAATTGGCTGTGAAGCAGGAGGAAAAGGTGTTGATACTGAATATCATGCAGCCTCTATTACTAAAGGTGAAATTGGGATTTTCCATGGTATGAAGTCATACTTTTGCCAAGGCAATTATGGTCAAATATCTCCAGTATATTCAATTTCTGCAGGTCTAGATTATCCTGGAATAGGGCCTGAACATGCTTATCTTAATGATATAAAAAGAGCAGAATATGTTCCTATAACTGATGATGAAGCTGTTGAAGCATTTGAATATTTAGCTGAAAAAGAAGGAATTATCTGTGCTATTGAAAGTGCTCATGCCATAGCTCAATCAATAAAAATAGCTAAAAAAATGGATTCTGATGATATTATTGTAGTTTGTCTTTCTGGAAGAGGAGATAAAGATGCTGAATCAATTAAAAATTATAAATTAGCTAAATCAAATAAGTCAGATAAATTAGCTAAATCATCTAATTCAGCAAAATTAAATAAATTGGGTGAAGAGGAGATTTAA
- the trpC gene encoding indole-3-glycerol phosphate synthase TrpC, with translation MILDEILIATEERLENKKRNMSLEDLKNKLKNKSDNEVNNKLNNKLNNNSKSNKLEDNYFEKYLKEDNISFICEVKRASPSKGIICNEFDYIKIAKEYENAGAAAISVLTEPKFFKGNDTYLSDIVANVNIPVLRKDFIIDEYMIYESKLLDASALLLITSILEPKQLKKYIKLSYSLNIFPLVETHSLNEVEIAIDSGAKIIGINNRDLRDFTVDINNTLNLEKNIPKDIRNSITIVSESGIKTSEDIKTLNDNNIDSVLIGESLMRSKNKEFAIKELKSLI, from the coding sequence ATGATTTTAGATGAAATTTTAATAGCAACTGAAGAAAGATTAGAGAATAAAAAAAGGAATATGTCTCTTGAAGATTTAAAAAACAAATTAAAAAATAAATCAGATAATGAAGTAAATAATAAGTTAAATAATAAATTAAATAATAATTCTAAGAGTAATAAACTTGAAGATAATTATTTTGAGAAATATTTAAAAGAAGATAATATTTCTTTCATCTGTGAAGTTAAAAGAGCTTCTCCATCAAAAGGAATTATTTGCAATGAATTTGATTATATAAAAATAGCTAAAGAATATGAAAATGCGGGAGCAGCTGCTATTTCAGTTTTAACAGAGCCTAAATTTTTTAAAGGTAATGACACATATCTTTCAGACATTGTAGCTAATGTAAATATTCCAGTTCTCAGAAAAGATTTTATAATTGATGAATATATGATCTATGAATCAAAATTATTAGATGCTTCTGCATTACTTCTAATAACCTCTATTCTAGAACCAAAACAACTAAAAAAATATATTAAACTCTCTTATAGTTTAAATATTTTCCCTTTAGTAGAAACTCATAGCTTAAATGAGGTTGAAATAGCTATTGATTCTGGTGCAAAGATTATTGGTATAAACAATAGAGATCTTAGAGATTTTACTGTAGATATTAATAATACTTTAAATTTAGAAAAAAATATTCCAAAAGACATTAGAAATTCAATAACCATTGTTTCTGAAAGTGGAATAAAGACTTCTGAAGATATAAAAACATTAAATGATAATAATATTGACTCTGTTTTAATTGGTGAGTCTCTTATGAGAAGTAAAAATAAGGAATTTGCTATTAAAGAGTTAAAATCTTTGATATAG
- the trpD gene encoding anthranilate phosphoribosyltransferase translates to MIKEAILKVTKNQDISYEMAEESMNEIMKGEASKVQMSSYLTALSMKGETIDEITASAASLRNHCVKLLTDMDVLEIVGTGGDGSNSFNISTVSSIVISAGGVPVAKHGNRAYSSKCGAADVLEFLGVNIELPPEKSKMLLEKIGICFLYAQNYHLAMKYVAPVRKELGIPTIFNILGPLLNPAGANMEVIGVYEESLVLPIAMVIHNLGVKNAMVVYGQDKLDEISISASTTVCEIKNGKFSQYTLNPEDYGFNLASKSAITGGSASNNAQIALNILNGEESPKRDAIIINSAAGLYISGKVNNLEKGITLAENIIDSGKAKEKLDNFVYMSNNI, encoded by the coding sequence ATGATAAAAGAAGCTATTTTAAAAGTAACTAAAAATCAAGATATTTCTTATGAAATGGCTGAAGAATCAATGAATGAAATAATGAAGGGTGAAGCCAGTAAAGTCCAAATGAGTTCCTACTTAACTGCTTTATCTATGAAAGGTGAAACTATAGATGAGATAACTGCTTCTGCTGCTTCTTTAAGAAATCATTGTGTTAAATTATTAACAGATATGGATGTTTTAGAAATTGTAGGTACTGGTGGTGATGGCTCAAATTCATTTAATATTTCTACAGTATCTTCAATTGTAATTTCTGCAGGAGGAGTTCCAGTAGCTAAACATGGTAACAGAGCATATTCTAGTAAATGTGGAGCTGCCGATGTTTTAGAGTTTTTAGGTGTCAATATCGAACTTCCACCTGAAAAAAGTAAGATGTTACTTGAAAAAATTGGCATTTGCTTTTTATATGCTCAAAATTATCATCTAGCTATGAAGTATGTTGCTCCTGTTAGAAAAGAACTAGGTATTCCTACAATTTTTAATATTTTAGGGCCATTGCTCAATCCTGCTGGTGCTAATATGGAGGTAATTGGTGTTTATGAAGAATCTCTTGTTCTTCCTATAGCTATGGTTATTCATAATTTAGGTGTTAAAAATGCTATGGTAGTTTATGGTCAAGATAAATTAGATGAAATCTCTATTTCGGCCTCTACTACTGTTTGTGAGATAAAAAATGGTAAATTTTCTCAGTATACTTTAAATCCTGAAGATTATGGCTTCAATTTAGCTTCAAAGTCTGCAATAACTGGAGGTTCTGCATCTAATAATGCTCAAATCGCATTAAATATTTTAAATGGAGAAGAAAGCCCTAAAAGAGATGCTATTATTATTAATTCTGCAGCTGGGCTTTATATTTCTGGAAAGGTGAATAACTTAGAAAAAGGTATAACTCTTGCTGAGAATATTATTGATAGTGGTAAAGCTAAAGAAAAGCTAGATAACTTTGTTTATATGTCTAACAATATTTAG
- a CDS encoding anthranilate synthase component II, producing MILLIDNYDSFSYNLYQMIGELNPNINVIRNDELTLSEIKRLSPEFIVISPGPGRPNDAGLSVDIIKNFYKKIPILGICLGHQSIYEAFGGNIIYSKRLVHGKPSNIEIDNENILFNNLENEISVGRYHSLSVNKENIPDDISIIAKSKDDDEIMAICHKKYPVYGLQFHPESILTPNGDNIVKNFFRGFKS from the coding sequence ATGATTTTACTTATAGATAATTATGATAGTTTTTCATATAATCTTTATCAAATGATTGGAGAATTGAATCCTAATATTAATGTTATTCGTAATGATGAATTAACTTTATCTGAGATTAAAAGACTTTCCCCAGAATTTATTGTGATATCCCCTGGTCCTGGAAGACCAAATGATGCAGGATTATCAGTAGATATTATAAAAAATTTTTATAAAAAAATACCTATTCTCGGAATTTGTTTAGGGCATCAATCTATTTATGAAGCTTTTGGTGGGAATATTATATATTCCAAGAGATTGGTTCATGGAAAACCTTCTAATATTGAAATTGATAATGAAAATATTTTATTTAATAATTTAGAAAATGAAATTTCTGTAGGTCGTTATCATTCTCTTTCTGTGAATAAAGAAAATATTCCTGATGATATTTCTATAATAGCTAAATCAAAAGATGATGATGAAATAATGGCAATATGTCATAAAAAATATCCTGTTTATGGTTTACAGTTTCATCCAGAATCAATACTGACTCCTAATGGTGATAATATTGTTAAAAATTTTTTTAGAGGGTTTAAATCTTAA
- a CDS encoding anthranilate synthase component I family protein encodes MYFPPIEKAKKILKEGDYKVIPICCEILSDIKTPIEVLKILKNNSKHCFILESMEDLENWGRYTILGFDPTLEITCEDNFLNIKGYKNLSKKTNNPKKYINQIIDENRSPKIIELPPFTGGLVGYFAYDYIKYVEPSLKLKENLFKNNNEGDESFKDFDLMLFDKVIVFDNLKQKIFLIVNIKSDNIEKEYEVGKTQLMELKDIIINGMPINGNDNRLKLLDDFKPLFSKEEFSKIVKKAKFHIKEGDIFQVVLSNPLSCKIKGSLLDTYRILRTTNPSPYMFYFSSDDIEIAGASPETLVKLQDDNLYTFPLAGTRPRGKNKKEDDELEKDLLSDEKELAEHNMLVDLGRNDLGKVSEFGSINVEKYLTIERFSHVMHIGSTVSGKLKEGKNALDVIDAILPAGTLSGAPKIRACEIINELEDNKRGIYGGAIGYIGLSGNMDTCIAIRIAFSKKNKVFIRSGAGIVADSVPELEYDESINKAKAVLNALKLAEDINL; translated from the coding sequence ATGTATTTTCCACCAATAGAAAAAGCAAAGAAGATACTTAAAGAAGGTGACTATAAAGTCATTCCAATTTGTTGCGAAATATTATCTGATATTAAAACTCCAATTGAAGTGCTTAAAATTTTAAAAAATAATAGTAAACATTGTTTCATATTGGAGAGTATGGAAGATTTGGAAAATTGGGGAAGATACACAATATTAGGCTTTGATCCGACTTTAGAAATTACTTGTGAGGATAATTTTTTAAATATTAAAGGTTATAAGAATTTAAGTAAAAAAACTAATAATCCTAAAAAATACATTAACCAAATTATTGATGAAAATAGGAGTCCTAAAATAATAGAACTTCCACCTTTTACAGGAGGATTAGTAGGGTATTTTGCATATGATTATATTAAATATGTTGAACCTTCTCTTAAATTAAAAGAAAATTTATTTAAAAATAATAATGAGGGTGATGAGTCTTTTAAAGATTTTGACTTAATGCTATTTGATAAGGTAATTGTTTTTGATAACCTTAAACAAAAAATCTTCTTAATAGTTAATATAAAATCAGATAATATTGAAAAAGAGTATGAAGTAGGTAAAACTCAATTAATGGAATTAAAAGACATAATAATTAATGGTATGCCAATAAATGGAAATGATAATAGATTAAAACTACTTGATGATTTTAAACCTTTATTTTCTAAAGAAGAATTTTCTAAAATAGTAAAAAAAGCTAAATTTCATATAAAAGAAGGAGATATATTCCAAGTTGTTCTATCTAATCCATTATCTTGTAAAATAAAAGGTAGTTTATTAGATACGTATAGAATTCTTAGAACAACTAACCCTTCTCCATATATGTTTTATTTTTCAAGTGATGACATTGAAATAGCTGGTGCTTCTCCTGAAACCCTTGTAAAACTACAAGATGATAATTTATACACTTTTCCATTAGCTGGAACAAGACCAAGAGGCAAAAATAAAAAAGAAGATGATGAATTAGAAAAAGACCTTCTTTCAGATGAAAAAGAACTTGCAGAACATAATATGTTAGTTGATCTTGGAAGAAATGATCTTGGAAAAGTTAGTGAATTTGGTTCTATAAATGTTGAAAAATATCTTACTATTGAAAGATTTTCTCATGTGATGCATATAGGTTCTACTGTTTCTGGAAAATTAAAAGAAGGTAAAAATGCTTTGGATGTTATAGATGCAATTCTTCCTGCAGGAACTCTTTCTGGAGCACCTAAAATTAGAGCTTGTGAAATAATAAATGAGCTGGAAGATAATAAAAGAGGCATATATGGGGGAGCTATTGGTTATATTGGCCTATCTGGAAATATGGATACTTGTATAGCTATTAGAATAGCTTTTTCTAAGAAAAATAAAGTTTTCATTCGGTCAGGTGCAGGTATAGTTGCAGACAGTGTTCCTGAGTTAGAATATGATGAATCTATAAATAAGGCAAAAGCAGTCTTAAATGCTCTAAAATTAGCTGAAGATATTAATTTATAA